From the genome of Magnetococcales bacterium:
TGGATGCGGTTTCCCTGGTCACGGCAGGCTTTCTGATGGTCATCGCTCTGGTGGTCACGGCCCTCTTTTCGGAGCAGCGCGCTACGGGGATCGAGACGGCGCCGACGGTGGTCGTGGCCCCGGCCCCGGTTCCGGCTCCGGCGCCCCCCCCCTCTGCGGGCATGAGCGCCCTGTCGCCGCAACCGCCCGTGCCCCCTTCGCGCCTTATGACACCGCCTCCGGTCCCCACGCCCCGCCTGCCGGCGGGCCCATCCTTCGCGGCAGCCCCCCCCGCCGGGTCGTGGCAGTCCCCCCCGGCACGATCCGGCATGGTGATGACGCCTCCGGCAGCCTACGGATCCCCTTCCGCCGTCGGGCCGCCGTCCCTGCCGCCTTTCCTCAACCCCAAGGCCCGACTCTCCGAAGGACACTGGAAAGGACTGGAAGCCCTGCCCCTTTCCCTGGAACTGAAAAAGAAGCTGGGCCTGCCCATGGAGCTGCAGGGACTGCTGGTGGACGAAGTCACCCTGAACGCCGCCGAGGCGGGTCTGCTGGCCGGAGATGTCATCGTGTCGGTGAACGGCAACGCCGTGAACTCCCTGGAAGGCCTTCTGGCCGAGACCAAAAAGGTGCAGATGGCCAAATC
Proteins encoded in this window:
- a CDS encoding magnetochrome domain-containing protein, giving the protein MKLDAVSLVTAGFLMVIALVVTALFSEQRATGIETAPTVVVAPAPVPAPAPPPSAGMSALSPQPPVPPSRLMTPPPVPTPRLPAGPSFAAAPPAGSWQSPPARSGMVMTPPAAYGSPSAVGPPSLPPFLNPKARLSEGHWKGLEALPLSLELKKKLGLPMELQGLLVDEVTLNAAEAGLLAGDVIVSVNGNAVNSLEGLLAETKKVQMAKSASILVYRKGKLQQFVLKARTNLGFAQVETAPMILPGEIMPHPYRGPCTECHAIGTTGHIVPDPDGIILPPPPIRAGATPPHKDRGPCQACHPIIH